A segment of the Pseudanabaena sp. BC1403 genome:
ACCCCAAAACAACGCGATCTTGATGTTATGCATTGCGCTCTTTTACTATCGCCAAACATAGCATTACGTGCATTATCCTGTCAGCTCTCGAATCATTAAATTCTTCAATTGGACTTATACCATGACATACTTTATTTCTTATATTCCAACCGCGCTGATCGGATAGTAAAATCCTCAGATAAAAAGCTATATCCTCACCAAAATATTCCTTGACTATATCATCACGAAGTAGAGCATCTAAAGTTTTAAATTTAAACCCATCATAGTTATTTTCCACTACAAGAAGTCCACCCTTTAACTCTACTAATGTACGAATAGCGGCTTCAATTTGAGGAACAAATAAATGAATTGCTGTAATATAGTCTTCTGTAAAAAAAGCTAAAATACCTTTTTCAATAATACTCTGCTTAGATTTGTCAAAAAGATGAGAGCGATAAAAAAATGCTAAGTAATCCTCGGATTTAGCATTATATTTTTCTGTCAACCTAACAAATAAATGATGCAAAATCCATGAGTTTTCACCCATGCTTTTACATAGCTGGCTTACATCAAAATCACTAGGATCAGTCATT
Coding sequences within it:
- a CDS encoding DUF4209 domain-containing protein; translation: MTDPSDFDVSQLCKSMGENSWILHHLFVRLTEKYNAKSEDYLAFFYRSHLFDKSKQSIIEKGILAFFTEDYITAIHLFVPQIEAAIRTLVELKGGLLVVENNYDGFKFKTLDALLRDDIVKEYFGEDIAFYLRILLSDQRGWNIRNKVCHGISPIEEFNDSRADRIMHVMLCLAIVKERNA